The genomic interval GTCCTGACACCGGCGATCAGGACCGGTCCGCGCCGCGTCGGCCCCATGCGGTGCCCGCCAGGACGAGAACCGCCCCGGCGGCGCCGAGCAGCCCGAGCCGTTCGCCGCCGAGGCTGATGCCCACGGCGGCGGCCCACAGCGGTTCCGTACCGAGCAGCAGGCTGACCCGGGACGGCGAGGTGCGGCGCACGGACCACATCTGCACGAAGAACGCGAACAGCGTGCAGAACACCGAGAGGAAGACCAGGCCCGCCCACTCCCGGGCGCCGAAGTCCGCCGCCGCGCTCCACGGCGACGCGCCGGTACCCGGGACGGCTGCGAGCACGGCGAAGACGGCGACCGCGGCCCCGAGCTGGACGGTGGTGAGGGAGAGCGAGTCGGCGCCCTGGACCGCCTTCATCCTGGCCATCGCCAGGACGTGGACGGTCCGGGCGAGAGCGGCGAGAAGCATCAGGAGGTCGCCGCCCGAGGGGCTCGTGAGCCCGCCGCCCTGGGTCAGCAGGACCACTCCGGCGACGGAGAGCCCGGCCGCCGCGACGAATCCGGCCGACGGGCGCACCCGGGTCACGACGGCCTCGGCCAACGGCGTGAAGATCATGGTGAGGCTGATGATCAGCCCGGCGTTGGTAGCGGAGGTGTGCACCACCCCGTACGTCTCCAGCAGGAAGATCCCGCTCAGCACCAGGCCCAGCAGCCCGGCGCCGCGCCACTGCGCACCGGTCAGCGCCCGCAGCCTGCGCCATCCGGTCGCCACGAGCACCGGCAGCACGATCGCGAAGCGCAGGACGAGGACGGCGATGACCGTGTGGGCGGTGGTGATGCCCTTGGCCGCGAGGTAGCTGGCTCCCCAGACGGCGGCGACCGCCAGCACGGGCAGATCGGTGCCCCAGGCACGGCGCGGGGGTGCGAGGGTGGGCACGGCGACAGCGGACACCTGGATCTCCTGTGATCTCCACGGAACGTGTTGTGGAGACCTCACCGGCTCGCACGCGGAGCGATCACGCTATCCGCTGAGCTCCTGAAAAAGGAACACCTGTCTCAACGCTCGGATCGTCCCGGGGCATCACCCGTGGTCAGCGGCGGTCGAGCCGTTCGGCCGGGCGGCGGAGGGTCCTCCGGCCGCGCCACCGCTCCCTAGACTGACGCCTCGATAACTCTGAGGCACGGAGTGGTCACATGACGTCGTTGAGAGCGGACGGGCGGGTCGAGCGGGGGAACCAGACCCGGCAGTTGATCCTGGGGCGGGCGGTGCAGATCGCCTCGGTCGAAGGGCTGGAGGGTCTGTCGCTGGGGCGGCTGGCCACCGAGCTCGGGCTGAGCAAGAGCGGGGTGTTCGCCCTCTTCGGCTCGAAGGAGGGGCTCCAGCTGGCCACCGTGCGGGGGGCGGTGGCCATATACGTCGACCATGTGCTGCGCCCCACCCGGTCGGTTCCGCCGGGGCTCGGAAGGGTCTGGCGGCTGTGCGAGGCGTGGATCGCGTACTCCCGCGAGCGTGTGTTCCGGGGCGGTTGCTTCTTCTACGCAGCCACGGCCGAGTTCGACGCCCGTGGCGGCAGGGTGCACGACGCCCTGGCGTCCGCGCAGACCGGCTGGGTCACCTTCGTGGAGCAGACGATCGAGGAGGCCAGGTCCGCCGGGGAGCTGGCCGGGGACACCGACGTGTGCCAGCTGGCCTTCGAGGTGATCGCCCTGCTGGAGCTGGCCAACGCCGAGTCGGTGCTCCAGAACAACAACCTCGGCTACGCCAAGGCGGCGCGGGCCATCCTGATCCGGCTGCGGGCCGCGGCGACGGATCCCGCACTGCTGCCTTCGCGGTAGGCGCCCGGGCTGCCGGATCCTGTCGGCCGTGGGCGTCCGATACCCGCCGGTGCGCGGGCCCCGGCCCGCGTTTGCTGGGGGATGTCGTCGAAGCGACGGCGTCCCTCAGCAAAGGAACCGGCCATGTCCAGCACCCTGCCCACCACCGCCCCCGCCACCGTCACCACCGGCCTCCCTGCCCGGGCCGCCCTGGTCACCGGGGGCAGCCGGGGCATCGGCGCCGCGATCGCGCTGCGGCTCGCCCAGGACGGCGCGGACGTCGCCGTCACCTATGTCCAGGACGAGGAAGCGGCCCTCGCGGTCGTCGCGAAGATCGAGGGCTTCGGCCGCCGGGGCGTCGCCCTGCGCTGCGACGCGGCGGACGCCGACGCGGCCGCCGACGCCGTGCACCGGGCGGCGGACGCGCTCGGCCGGCTCGACATCCTGGTCAACAACGCCGGCATCGGCGTCCTCGGCCCGATCTCCGCGCTCGCCGGGCCGGAGGTGGACCGGACGCTGGCGGTGAACGTGCGGGCCGTCTTCCTCGCCTGCCGGGCGGCGGCGGAGCGGCTGGCCGACGGTGGCCGCATCGTCTCCGTGGGCTCCGCCCTGAGCCGGTACGCGGGCGGGCCCGGCTCCACCCTCTACGGGCTCAGCAAGTCCGCCCTGGTCGGGCTGACCAAGCCGCTGGCCCGGGAGCTCGGGCCGCGCGGCATCACGGTGAACCTGATCCAGCCCGGGCCGGTGGACACCGATCTCAACCCGGCCGACGGGCCGTTCGCCGAGGGCCAGCGCGCGGCGACCGCCCTGGGCCGCTTCGGCACGACGGAGGAGATCGCCTCGCTCGTCGCGTACCTCGTGAGCGCGGACGCGGGGTTCATCACGGGCACGGAGCTCGTCGTGGACGGCGGCCACGCGGCCTGAGCGGCCCCCGGGCCTGAGCTGCCCCACCGTCGGGCGTGCACGCCTCCTGTCCGCCGACCGGCGCGCTCGCCCAGTGTTCTCCGGGCCGCTCCCCCGGGCGCTCTCCGGAGCACTCCCCCCGTCGGCCCCGTCCGGCTGCCCCCGTCCCGGCCACGCCCCTACGCTGGCCGGGACGGGGGCAGCGACGGGAAGGACGGGATCAGCACATGTCCGGCACACCGGTTCAGGCGCTCAATGACGGCACGCGACTCCCCGCGGTGGGGCTCGGCACCTACCCGCTGGACGACGCGGCGGCCGAGGAGGCCGTCGCCGGGGCCCTGGAGCTCGGCTACCGGCTGGTCGACACGGCCCTCAACTACGGCAACGAGACCGGCACCGGCCGGGGCATCGCCCGTAGTGGCGTCCCCCGCGAGGAGGTCCGCCTCACCACGAAGGTGCCCGGCCGGCACCACGGGTACGAGGAGACGCTCGCCTCGTTCGAGGAGTCGCGGGCCCGCCTGGGCGTCGAGTACGTGGACCTCTATCTGATCCACTGGCCGCTCCCCCGCCTCGACAAGTACGTGGACACCTGGAAGGCCATGATCCGGCTCCGCGAGGACGGTCTCGTCCGCTCGATCGGCGTCTCCAACTTCACCGCCGCGCAGCTGGAGCGGCTGGAGCGGGAGACGGGCGTGCTGCCCTCGGTGAACCAGATCGAGATGCACCCGCTGCTGCCGCAGGAGGAGCTGCGTGCCGTGCACGCGGCCAAGGGCGTCGTCACGGAGAGCTGGAGCCCGCTGGCCCGGGGCCGCGAGGTGCTGGAGGATCCCTCGACCGTGGCGATCGCCGAGGACCACGGGGTGAGTCCCGGGCAGGTGGTGCTGCGCTGGCACACCCAGCTGGGCGCGGTCCCCATCCCGAAGTCGGCGGACCCGGGCCGGCAACGCGAGAACCTCGATCTGTTCGGGTTCGAGCTGACGGCGCAGGAGCTGACGTCGATCGCGTCCGGGCGGCAGCGGCGGTTCGGCGGCGACCCGGAGTCCCACGAGGAGTTCTAGGGTGCCGGTGCCGGTCAGCGGTTGCGCGGGGTGACCTCCGCCATCCGGGACCAGCCGGCGCCCTCCACCTCGACGTTGATGATCTCGGGGACCTCGGCCACCAGCTCCGACATCGTCGCGATCGCCGCCTTGAAGTGGTCCGAGTTCACGTGCGCCTCGCCCGCGGCCGCGTCGGCGAAGGCCTCCAGCAGGACGAACTCGTTGGGGTTCTCCACACTGTGCGACCAGTCGAAGAAGAGGTTGCCGGGCTCGCGGCGGGTGGCGACGGTGAAGCCGTCCAGCCGGCTGAGCCACTCCTCGGGGTCGAGGGCGGTGAACTTGACGGCGATGAAGATCATGGGGACTCCTGGTAGGGGCGTCGGAAAGTGCGGTTCGCCCGGCCCGCAGGGCCCGCTCACCGCACCTCGACCAGGGTGACACACCCTCACGTAACGGGACCGGCCGGGCACACCGCGGTCCCCCTGCGACCGCGGTGCGCCAGGTGCCGGCCGCGTTCGGGGATCAGCCGCCCAGCTCCCGGTGACGGGCAGCCAGGGCCCCGGCGCCCTCGTCGGTGAGCGATCCGAACAGCCGGAGCCGGGAGATGCCGCCGTCCGGGTAGATGTCGATCCGTACGTGCGTGGCGCGGACGGTTCCGTCCAGGACGAAGCGGTGGTTGGTGTCGGGCTGGAGCCGGGTCCGGGGAAGGACCTCCGTCCAGTCGCCGTCCGCTCCGTCCCGTACCGAGAGGCTCGCCCAGCCCGCGGAGTTGCCCTTGAGGTAGGCGGTGTCGATCTCGACGGCCCGGATACCGGACTGTGCGGCGAGACGGTAGCTGATCCAGTCGTTGCCCTGGTCGCGCCGGCGGCGGGTCTCCCAGCCGTCGTCCATCTTCCGCGAGCGGCCCGGCTGGATGGTATTGGTGGCCGGGGAGTAGAAGCGGTCGGAGGCGTCCTCGACCTGGCCGCCGTTCTCCAGGGCCGCGAGGTCGAACGTACCGAGCGCGCCGAGCCAGGCGGGGTCGGGGGCGACCTCTCCGTACACCCGCAGGCGGGCGATCCCGCCGTCCGGGTGCTGGTTGACCCGCAGGTGGGTGAAGCGCTGCTCGGCGTCGACGGCGAACCCGTTGGCCGCGTGGCCGCCGACCGCCGTACGGGGGACGAGCGTCGTCCACTTCACGTCGGGGGCGAGGAGGTCCTCGGGGGACGGGGAGCCGGGCAGTGCGACCGCCTCGACGGAGACCGCCTGCGGGTAGTTGCCGCGGAAGTGGGCGGTGTCCAGGACGATGCCCCGGATGACGCCGGGCGCGCCGAGCCGGACGAGGGCCCAGTCGTGGTCGTCGGCGGTGGGGTGCGGTTCGGTGGCGCTGACACCGCGTCGGCGGCGGGTCTCCCAGCCGTCCATGATCTTGCCCTTGTGCCCGAAGTGCTCCGGGTCGAAGACGGCGGGCCCGGGCTCGAGGAGGTTCTCGCGCTCGGCGAAGAACTCGTCGTTGGCGGCGATGACCCCCGCCCCGAGACGGCGGTCGGCCAGGTCGACGAGGTGGGTGAAGGGGAAGTCGGCGGTGCGGTGGTCGGCGTACGGGTCGCCGCCCGCGTAGGGGCTTGCGTCGCCGGTGAAGCGCGGTATCGCGGCGTCCGTCATGGTCAGGGGTTCCTTTCGGGCACGGTCAGTGGCGCGTTCGAGAAGCGGACCGGTGAACTGGGCGAGCGGTCCCGTACGGGGAGCGGACCGGCGGGCCCGGTCGACGGTCCCGTACGGGGAGCGGACCGGCGGGCCCGGTCGACGGTCCCGTACGGGAAGCGGACCGGCGGGCCCGGTCAGTGGTCGCGTTCGAGGAGGCGGCCGGCCGGCTCGGCGAGGACGCCGTCGGAGGCGATGCGGGCACCGCGCAGCCAGCTGGAGCGGACGACGCCGTGCAGGGTCTTCCCGGCGTAGGCGGTGACCTGGTTGCGGTGGAAGAGCTCGGCGGGGTCGACGGTGAAGGTCGCGTCGGGGGCGAGGACCGCGAAGTCGGCGTCGCGTCCGGCCTCGATGGCGCCCTTGCGGGTCAGCCCGGCCAGCGCGGCGGGGGCGGCGGACATCCAGCGGGCGACGTCGTCGAGGGTGTGGCCGCGCTTGCGGGCCTCGGTCCAGATGGCGGGCAGGCCGAGCTGGAGGGAGGAGATCCCGCCCCAGGCGGAGGCGAAGTCCGGGGTCTTCAGGTCGGTGGTGCACGGCGAGTGGTCGCTGACGATGCAGTCGATGGTGCCGTCGGCGAGCCCGGCCCAGAGCGCGTCCTGGTTGGCGGCCTCGCGGATCGGCGGGCAGCACTTGAACTCCGTCGCCCCGTCGGGAACTTCCTCGGCGGTGAGGGTGAGGAAGTGCGGGCAGGACTCGACGGTGACACGGACGCCCTCGCGCTTCGCGGCGGCGATCAGCGGCAGGGCGTCGCTGGAGGAGAGGTGCAGGACGTGGACGCGGGCGTTCAGCCGCTTGGCGTGGGCGATGAGCCCCTCGATCGCGGTGTTCTCGGCGTCGCGGGGCCGGGAGGCGAGGAAGTCCGCGTAGGCGGGTCCGGGGCGCTGTGGGGCCTCGGCCAGGTGGTGCGGGTCCTCGGCGTGCACGATGAGCAGCCCGCCGAATCCGGCGATCTCCGCCATGGAGCGGGCCAGCTGCTCCTGGTCCAGCTCCGGGAACTCCTCGACGCCGGAGGGCGACAGGAAGCACTTGAAGCCGAAGACCCCGGCCTCGTACAGCGGGCGCAGGTCCTTGACGTTGGACGGGATCGCCCCACCCCAGAAGCCGGTGTCGACGTGCGCCTTGGGGGCCGCGACCTGCTGCTTGATCCGCAGGTGCTCGACGGTGGTGGTCGGCGGGAGGGAGTTGAGGGGCATGTCCAGGAGCGTGGTGATCCCGCCCGCGGCGGCCGCGCGGGTGGCGGTGTAGAAGCCTTCCCACGCGGTACGGCCGGGGTCGTTCACATGGACGTGGGTGTCGACCAGGCCCGGCAGCAGGACGTCGTCGCCGAAGTCCTCCAGGCGGACGCCCGCGGGCGTCCCGGTGTCGTACGGCAGGACCGCGTCGATCGTCCCGCCCGCGACGGCGACCGCCGCCGGGCGGGTCCCCTCGGGGGTCACGACGCGCGTCGAGCGCAGTATCAGGTTCACGTCCGGACCGGACACCTGTGCTCCTTCACTCCAGCAATGATCACAACAGGAATTCAACGAACTGTTGAAGCTTTCGATGGAGTCTTCACTCGGGAATCGCCCTCGTCAAGACCCCACCTTCCGCCACGGGGGCCGACCGGTCCACCTCCGCCGCCCGACTGGAGGTTTCCACAAAGTAAAAGTCATATTTCGGACTGCGGAACGTAGCATGGGCCAGGAGGGCGGCTCCGAGCCGCCCGCAACGACCGTCGGCACCCGGACAAAACAGCCCCTGACCGGCATGGACGCCGACCGGGGAGCTGTGGGCCGATCGGGAACCGCCCGGTAGGCTGCTGCCTTGCCTTCCGCTTCGAAAGGACCGTTGACGTGCCGCCGTCCCACGCCAGCACAGCCGACTCCAAGCCCTCCGGTTCCAGCGGTGGGGTGCAGTCCCTCGAGCGCGCCTTCGATCTGCTGGAGCGGATGGCCGACGCCGGGGGCGAGGTCGGGCTGAGCGAGCTCTCCGCGAGCAGCGGTCTGCCCCTGCCGACCATCCACCGGCTGATGCGCACCCTGGTCGGCTGCGGGTACGTGCGCCAGCAGCCCAACCGCCGCTACGCGCTGGGCCCCCGGCTGATCCGGCTCGGTGAGTCCGCCTCCCGGCTGCTGGGCACCTGGGCCCGCCCCTACCTCAGCCGCCTGGTGGAGGAGACCGGCGAGACGGCGAACATGGCGCTGCTGGACGGGGACGAGATCGTGTACGTCGCCCAGGTGCCGTCCAAGCACTCCATGCGGATGTTCACCGAGGTCGGCCGCCGGGTGCTGCCGCACTCCACCGGCGTGGGCAAGGCGCTCCTCGCGCACACCCCCGCCGACGAGGTCCGCGCTCTTCTGGCCCGTACCGGCATGCCGGCCGCCACGGAGAAGACGATCACCACCCCGGAGGGCTTCCTCGACGCCCTGGAGCTGGTGCGCCGCGCCGGGTACGCGGTGGACGACAACGAGCAGGAGATCGGGGTGCGGTGCCTCGCGGTCTCCGTGCCGAACTCCCCCACCTCGGCCGCGATCTCCATCTCGGGACCGGCGGGGCGGGTGACGGAGGCGGCGACGGAGCGGATCGTGCCGATCCTCCAGCAGGTCGCCGGAGAGCTGTCCGACGCGCTGGCGAGCAACGGCACGAACGGCGGCTGAGAACGAGGAGCGGCGGGGCCCGGCTGTTCCGGGCCCCGCCGCTCCTCGTTTCAGACCCCGGCCGGGACGGTCAGCCGCCCGTCGTCCATCGTCACCGTGCGGTCCATCCGCCCCAGGTGCGCCAGATCGTGCGTGACCAGCACCGTGGCGGTGGCGCGCTCCCGGGTCAGGGTGACCAGCAGGTCGAGCACGGCCGCGCCGCGCTCGTGGTCGAGCGCGCTGGTCGGCTCGTCGACGAGCAGGACCGCCGGTTCGTTCATCAGGGCCCGCGCGATGTTGATCCGCTGGCGCTGCCCGCCGGAGAGCTGGTGGGGCCGCCGGTCGGCGCGGTCGGCGAGCCCGACCGCGTCCAGCAGCTCCAGGGCCCGGCGGCGGGCGCCGCGGGCGGAGTCCCCGGACAGGTGGCGCATCACCTGGAGCTGTTCGGCGGCGGTCAGCGAGGGCAGCAGGTTGGGCTGCTGGAAGACGATGCCGATGTGCTCCCTGCGCAGGGCCGCCCGCCCGGCCCGGCCGAGCCCGGCCGTCGGCGTCCCGGCCACCACGACCTCGCCGGAGTCCGGGGTGACCAGGGTGGCGGCGGCCGCGAGGAGGCTCGACTTGCCCGAGCCGGACGGCCCGACCACGGCGGTGAGCGTGCCCGGGGGCACGTCCAGCGAGACCCGGTCCAGGGCGGTGAGCCGTCCCTCGCCGTCCGGGTAGGTGAGGGTGACGTCGGTCAGGGTGAGCGTCATCGGGCACTCCCGAGTGCGGTGAGCGGGTCGACGGCGGTGATCCGCCGGATGGACAGGGCTGCCCCGAGCGCGCCGAGGACGATCATCACGGCGGCCGGGACGAGGACGGTCGCCGCGTCCAGGACGAACGGCACGGCTCCTCCGCCGATCACGGCTCCGGCCCCGGCGGCCAGCGCGGTGCCCAGTCCCGTACCGAGGGCGAGCATCACGACGGCCTGTCCCAGCGCGTCGCGCAGCAGGTACGGGGTCGACGCGCCGAGTGCCTTCAGCACGGCGACGTCGCCGCTGCGCTGGATCGTCCAGACGGTGAAGAACGCTCCGATGACGAGGGCGGAGATGGCGAAGAGGAAGCCGCGCATCAGTTGCAGCGAACCGTTCTCCGACTGGTAGGAGCCGATGGCCGTGAGGGAGTCGTCGAGCGTGAGCGTGCTGGTGCCCGCCGCCGCGTCCCCCGCCGCGAGGTCGGCGCCTTGGGTGGTGGTCAGGGCGATCACGGTCGCCTGTTCGGCGGGCCCGGCGCCGTCGTGGCCGATCTCCTGCCAGTCGTCGAGCGAGGTCCAGACGACGGGCGTGTGGCTGTAGGAGGCGTCCGTGGCGACGGCGGCGACCTCGCGCTCGGTCCGGCCGAGCGCGATCCTGTCGCCCGCCGACGCGTCGAGCTCCTCGGCCGCCTTCTCGGAGAGCACGACCCGCCCCGGACCGATCCCCTCCGGCCCGAGGGTGCCGTCCGGTTCGACGCCGAAGGCCGAGACGGCGGCACTCCGCTCACCGGCGGCGGTGGCGTTCAGGGTCCGGATGCCGACCGGCTGGGCGGCCTGGACCCCGGGCCGTCCGGTCCAGGCCCGCCAGTCGTCCTCCCGGACCGTCGAGTTGCTGAACGACTCCGCCTGCCCGTCGGGGGGCGCGGCGAAGGCCAGGTGGTCGGCGTCCAGACCGGTGACGGCCGAGATGTTCTCCCGGGCCAGGCCTGCGGTCAGGCCGGACAGCAGCCCCACGAGCAGCGTGATCAGCACCACGACCGAGCCCATGAGCGCGAACCGGCCCCTGGCGAAGCGAAGGTCTCTCCATGCGACGAACATGGCTCCAGCGTCGTGCGGCGCGGGCGGGAAAACATCGCGCGGCGGACGGGCCCGGGATCAACCTTTCGATTGACCGGGTCCGGGGAGGCCGCGGCTACGCTGGACGGACCATGAATTCGCGTTCGCACACCCACGTCACGGCAGCCCTGCGGCTCTGTCTGCACGCCCTGCTGATGGGGCTGCTGGCCCTGGTGGTCGTCCGCACGGCGAGCGAGGACGCGCCGCACACCGCAGCCGTCGTGGTGGTGGCGGTGCTGATGGCCGCCCTGTACGCGGCGGGGCCGCTCGCCTCCTCCGTACAGCCGGGAAACCGCGCGGGGGCCGTGTGGCTGGCGGGTCTCGGCGCCCTGTGGGCCGCGCTGCTGGTCCTGTCGCCGGACGCCCTGTGGGTGGCCTTCCCGCTCTACTTCCTCCAGCTCCACATCCTGCCCATGCGGTGGGCGCTGCCCGCCGTCGTGGTCACCGCGGCCGCCGCGATCACCAGCTTCGTCGTGCACCGGCAGGAGATCGAGCCCGGCGCGTTCATCGGGCCGCTGCTCGGCGGGGCGGTCGCCGTCGCCACCGTCCTCGGATACGACGCGCTCTTCCGGGAGAGCGAACGGCGGCGCGAACTGATCGTGGAGCTGGTCGCCACCCGCGCGGACCTCGCCGAGGCGGAACGCACGGCCGGGACCCTCGCCGAGCGCGAGCGCCTCGCCCGGGAGATCCACGACACGCTGGCCCAGGGCCTGTCCAGCATCCAGCTGCTGCTGCGCGCCGCCGAGCGCTCGCTGCCCGAGGACGCTCCCGCCGCCGCGCATGTGCGGGCCGCCCGCGAGGCCGCGCAGGCGAATCTCGCCGAGGCCCGTTCGTTCGTCCGCGCGCTGACGCCGCCGGACCTGGAGCACGGTTCGCTGTCCGCCGCGCTGGAGCGGCTCTGCGCCCGTACGACCGCGCCCGACCTGACCGTGCGGTTCGCGGTGAGCGGCACCCCGGTGGAGCTGCCGACGCCCTACGAGGTGGCGCTGCTGCGGACCGCGCAGTCGGCGCTGGCCAACACGGTGCGCCATGCGCGGGCCGGGCGGGCGGAGATCACCCTGAGCTTCATGGACACCTCGGTGGCGCTGGACGTCGTGGACGACGGGCAGGGCTTTGACCCGTCGGGGGTGCCGGTCCAGGAGCGCGGCGACGGCGGCTTCGGGCTGCCGGCGATGCGGACGCGCGCGGGGTCGCTCGGCGGTGCGCTGAGCGTGGAGTCGGCGCCCGGACAGGGCACGGCGGTGGCCCTCACTCTGCCGCTGCCGGTCGCGGAAGCGGAGCGTGCGGCATGAGCGGGAGCGGGGAGGACGTCATCCGGCTGCTGCTGGCGGACGACCATCCGGTCGTCCGGGCGGGGCTGCGCGCGGTCCTGGACACCGAGCCGGACTTCCGGGTCGCCGGTGAGGCCGCGACCGCCGAGGAGGCCGTCGCCCTGGCGGCGGCGGGCGGCTTCGACGTGGTCCTGATGGACCTCCAGTTCGGTACGGGCCTGCACGGCTCGGAGGCCACGGCGACGATCACCGCCGCGCCGGAGGGCCCCCGGGTCCTGATCCTGACGACCTACGACTCCGACGCGGACATCCTGGCGGCGGTCGAGGCGGGGGCGAGCGGCTATCTGCTCAAGGACGCGCCGCCGCAGGAGCTGGCGGCGGCGGTGCGCACGGCGGCGGCGGGCCGCTCCGCGCTCGCGCCGTCCGTGGCGCACCGGTTGATGGACCGGATGCGGACCCCGGCCGAGGCACTGACCCGGCGGGAGCTGGAGGTGCTCCAGCTGGTCGGCGAGGGCCTGTCGAACCTCCAGATCAGCAAGCGGCTCTTCCTGAGCCAGGCGACGGTGAAGTCCCACCTGGTGCACATCTACGCCAAGCTGGGTGTCGACTCCCGTACGTCGGCGGTCGCGGCGGCCACGGCCCGCAGGCTCATCCGCCGCTGAAGCCGGGCCCGCACATCGTGGGTCAGCCGTGCGGGGGGCTCCGGGCCGTGCTTCACCCGCGCGGGGGCTCCCCGAAGAGGTCGACCGCGTTGCGCACCTCGCGCAGGGCCGCGGCCACCGCGCTCACCGAGCCGATGGCCCCCGCGATCAGCAGCAGGGAGCGGCGCATGCGGGGGATCTCCGGCACGCCGCTGACGGCCATCGCGTCCAGGGCCGCCAGCTCGTCCTCGGCGATCGGCCGGTCGGGGAATTCGCTCCGGAGCCCGGCCAGTTCGCGGCGGAGCCGGGAGACGGCCGTCCGCAGCTCGGCCACCCTCGGGTCCTCGTCGCTGCCGGTCAGCTGCTTCTGCCCCACGCTTCGCAACACAGCACTCCCCCTCGCACGTCCTTGTGCCGGTGTGACCCCCGAACCCGGGCTGTGGCCAAGTCCCCGGACGTGTGCGCAAGTTAACGCCATGACAGGCAGTGCGCGCCAGCCCACGGAAAGAAATCGGGGTGACCCCTGAGGGTGACATGCGTGTCGCGTGTGCGAAGCGCCCAGTGGTATCCAGGCCCCATGGTCACGGACACGACGACAGGCACGGCTACGGAGAGGACCGCGGAGATGACTTCCGCCGCGAGGAACCCCGAGGTCGCGGGGGTACTGCTGGCCGCCGGAGGGGGCCGTCGGCTCGGCGGCCGGCCGAAGGCGCTGCTGGAGCACCGGGGCCGCCCGCTGATCGAACACGCGGTGCGCTCCCTGCGCGACGGCGGCTGCGGCCCGCTGCACGTGGTGCTGGGCGCGGCGGCGGACGAGGTGCGGGCCCGCGCGGACCTCTCGGGTTGCGCGGTGACGGTGAACCCGGGCTGGGAGGAGGGCATGGGCTCCTCGCTCCGGCTGGGCCTGGCCGCCCTGGGCGCGGCGGACGCGGACGCGGCGCTCGTCCTTCTGGTCGATCAGCCCGGGATCGGGGTGGAGGCGGTGGCGCGGGTGCGTCTCGCGTACCGCTCGCGGGCGAGTCTGGCGGCCGCCTCGTACGGCGGGGAGCGGGGCCATCCGGTGCTGTTCGGGGCGGACCGGTGGGCGGACATCGCGGCGGGGGCGGTGGGCGACCGGGGCGCGCGGGCCTATCTGCGGGAGCACCGCGATGCGATCACGCTCGTGGAGTGTTCGGATGTGGCCGAGGCGTACGACATCGACACCTCGCAGGACCTGAAGCACCTGGAGTGACCGTGCGACCCGCTCGCCGTCCACCGTCCGTGGTCGCGCTGGCACGCTGCGCCTCGACCGGTCCGTTTCTGTCGACCCGGAGAATCTCGACATCAACAAACCATTGAACTTCCACCATGAGGAAACTACTATCCACTGGTCAGAAGCCCTCTGAACCTCAGACGGCACCCACGGCCGTATCTCGGAGCCATGGCACGCCGTGCCGTCTCAGGCGACCCGGCGGCCATGAGACGCCGCCGCCCGCTGAAGGAGTGACAGCTCATGTCCGCACCAGCGCCGTCCACGCTGGCCATCGTCGATGCCGAGCCCCTGCCCCGGCAGGAAGAGGTCCTGACCGACGCGGCCCTCGCGTTCGTGGCCGAACTGCACCGGCAGTTCACCCCGCGCCGCAATGAGCTGCTCGCCCGGCGCGGTGAGCGCCGCGCCGAGATCGCCCGCACCTCCACGCTGGACTTCCTGCCCGAGACGGCGGCGGTCCGCGCGGACGACTCCTGGAAGGTCGCACCGGCTCCGGCCGCTCTGAACGACCGCCGGGTGGAGATCACCGGTCCGACCGATCGCAAGATGACCATCAACGCCCTGAACTCGGGCGCGAAGGTCTGGCTCGCCGACTTCGAGGACGCGTCCGCTCCCACCTGGGAGAACGTGATCCTCGGCCAGCTCAACCTGACCGACGCCTACGAGCGCCGCATCGACTT from Streptomyces sp. CA-278952 carries:
- a CDS encoding aldo/keto reductase, with amino-acid sequence MSGTPVQALNDGTRLPAVGLGTYPLDDAAAEEAVAGALELGYRLVDTALNYGNETGTGRGIARSGVPREEVRLTTKVPGRHHGYEETLASFEESRARLGVEYVDLYLIHWPLPRLDKYVDTWKAMIRLREDGLVRSIGVSNFTAAQLERLERETGVLPSVNQIEMHPLLPQEELRAVHAAKGVVTESWSPLARGREVLEDPSTVAIAEDHGVSPGQVVLRWHTQLGAVPIPKSADPGRQRENLDLFGFELTAQELTSIASGRQRRFGGDPESHEEF
- a CDS encoding DMT family transporter, coding for MSAVAVPTLAPPRRAWGTDLPVLAVAAVWGASYLAAKGITTAHTVIAVLVLRFAIVLPVLVATGWRRLRALTGAQWRGAGLLGLVLSGIFLLETYGVVHTSATNAGLIISLTMIFTPLAEAVVTRVRPSAGFVAAAGLSVAGVVLLTQGGGLTSPSGGDLLMLLAALARTVHVLAMARMKAVQGADSLSLTTVQLGAAVAVFAVLAAVPGTGASPWSAAADFGAREWAGLVFLSVFCTLFAFFVQMWSVRRTSPSRVSLLLGTEPLWAAAVGISLGGERLGLLGAAGAVLVLAGTAWGRRGADRS
- the allB gene encoding allantoinase AllB, which translates into the protein MSGPDVNLILRSTRVVTPEGTRPAAVAVAGGTIDAVLPYDTGTPAGVRLEDFGDDVLLPGLVDTHVHVNDPGRTAWEGFYTATRAAAAGGITTLLDMPLNSLPPTTTVEHLRIKQQVAAPKAHVDTGFWGGAIPSNVKDLRPLYEAGVFGFKCFLSPSGVEEFPELDQEQLARSMAEIAGFGGLLIVHAEDPHHLAEAPQRPGPAYADFLASRPRDAENTAIEGLIAHAKRLNARVHVLHLSSSDALPLIAAAKREGVRVTVESCPHFLTLTAEEVPDGATEFKCCPPIREAANQDALWAGLADGTIDCIVSDHSPCTTDLKTPDFASAWGGISSLQLGLPAIWTEARKRGHTLDDVARWMSAAPAALAGLTRKGAIEAGRDADFAVLAPDATFTVDPAELFHRNQVTAYAGKTLHGVVRSSWLRGARIASDGVLAEPAGRLLERDH
- a CDS encoding putative quinol monooxygenase, whose translation is MIFIAVKFTALDPEEWLSRLDGFTVATRREPGNLFFDWSHSVENPNEFVLLEAFADAAAGEAHVNSDHFKAAIATMSELVAEVPEIINVEVEGAGWSRMAEVTPRNR
- a CDS encoding TetR/AcrR family transcriptional regulator, with the translated sequence MTSLRADGRVERGNQTRQLILGRAVQIASVEGLEGLSLGRLATELGLSKSGVFALFGSKEGLQLATVRGAVAIYVDHVLRPTRSVPPGLGRVWRLCEAWIAYSRERVFRGGCFFYAATAEFDARGGRVHDALASAQTGWVTFVEQTIEEARSAGELAGDTDVCQLAFEVIALLELANAESVLQNNNLGYAKAARAILIRLRAAATDPALLPSR
- a CDS encoding SDR family NAD(P)-dependent oxidoreductase, producing MSSTLPTTAPATVTTGLPARAALVTGGSRGIGAAIALRLAQDGADVAVTYVQDEEAALAVVAKIEGFGRRGVALRCDAADADAAADAVHRAADALGRLDILVNNAGIGVLGPISALAGPEVDRTLAVNVRAVFLACRAAAERLADGGRIVSVGSALSRYAGGPGSTLYGLSKSALVGLTKPLARELGPRGITVNLIQPGPVDTDLNPADGPFAEGQRAATALGRFGTTEEIASLVAYLVSADAGFITGTELVVDGGHAA
- the alc gene encoding allantoicase encodes the protein MTDAAIPRFTGDASPYAGGDPYADHRTADFPFTHLVDLADRRLGAGVIAANDEFFAERENLLEPGPAVFDPEHFGHKGKIMDGWETRRRRGVSATEPHPTADDHDWALVRLGAPGVIRGIVLDTAHFRGNYPQAVSVEAVALPGSPSPEDLLAPDVKWTTLVPRTAVGGHAANGFAVDAEQRFTHLRVNQHPDGGIARLRVYGEVAPDPAWLGALGTFDLAALENGGQVEDASDRFYSPATNTIQPGRSRKMDDGWETRRRRDQGNDWISYRLAAQSGIRAVEIDTAYLKGNSAGWASLSVRDGADGDWTEVLPRTRLQPDTNHRFVLDGTVRATHVRIDIYPDGGISRLRLFGSLTDEGAGALAARHRELGG